Part of the Scomber japonicus isolate fScoJap1 chromosome 2, fScoJap1.pri, whole genome shotgun sequence genome, GCATAAACAGgcagtcagccaatcagctttCGGCAGCATGACTGAGGCAAAAAGTGGGTCGGGCCTCCCCCTGCACGTTCCTCACACGCTGACTCTCAGCCCTGCAAGTGAGATGTGCTTTTCTTCACGTCGCCTCTTTTCTGTGGTCCAGCTTGGTttagaaagggaggagggaataaGTTgggaagtcttttatttttgtgtgtggaaaTAACTACTCTTAACTTCAGCCCCAGCTTCTAGAAAAACACCCTGCTCTCTTCTCCCACACACTACCTCTGATTTCGTAGCACTAGTCTGCACCAAGACTACGTGCTGTATCACTTCATCAGCATGTGATTGCTACTGTGTTGCATCAGTGGTTCAGTCTGAATTAAGTCCAGTTGAATAGTAACAGGCTTATTCCAAAGAAAGGTGAATGTGTTTCTGCAGCTTCAGACTTGGAATAATcgttaaatgtaattttaacaaaaacaagtcaaagaCAAATGAGCAGTGCTGTGTATTTTCATCAAAGATGCAGGAGCTATggccttttttaaaatgcagaagTGATGTTCCACTTGTGTTTCACACCAATACATTTATGAAGGGTGTGCCCATGGCTCTGTATTTTTGAGTTAACTACAGTCGAGGCAGTGCAAAATTGACTTGAACATCCAAACCCCTCAGGCATTACAGCATTTAATCAAGGTCAGAAATATCTCCAGAGAAAagagtttccttccttcttcatatGAACGGTGGATATCAGCCCAACACCTTGTCCATGCTTGAATAAACCTCTTGAAGTTTAGTCTTTCAAGTGTGAATTTGTGGCGATTCACATGCCGTCTTGGCACACATGAGCGCTCAAGTTGTTGTGGTTTTTGTCATCTCGCAGCTGGCAGACAGGCAGAAGACATCGTCAGCTGGTTGAAGAAACGCACAGGCCCAGCCGTCGCCACCCTCGACGGAGTCACCGGCGCCGAGTCTCTGATCGCTGACAACGAAGTGGCCGTCATCGGATTCTTTAAGGTGAGATTCTGATCTCAAGGTTTAATCCCTTTCTGTTTGTTGTAATAGTGCACATACACTCATGGTCTGGTTCCTGGATGGTCCATGTAATACAATCCTTTTCCTATATGCCTGTGTCATCTCCAAAGCTCAATAAATGCTTTTTAGTGTAACCCGTAAGTTCattagagacacacacaatgttcCTGGCATCATCTTTAATATCATCATGTTTTCCAAGTCTCTGCAAAGCCACAATGCTCTAACTGTTTTAAAAGCAAGTTTTAATCACATCTCTTGTACAGTGCTTTTATCTGAAGGAAAGTTGTCATGTATGTCCGTAGGATCCCGAGTCCGCCGACGCCAAGGCTTTCGAAAAAGCAGCTGAAGCAATAGACGACATTCCCTTCGCCACAACTGCCGATGATGCTGTTTATTCCAAGTTTGAGGTGTCCAAGGACAGTGTTGTCCTCTTCAAGAAGGTGACTTCAAGTTCTTATTTCTCTACTGCTCAGAATCATTAATTTTATAACCAGATGTCATGCGGTGACACATCTGTGCATATCCAGTCATCATATGCACAAACTACATACTGTGGTCACAGGATAACCCATTCTACAGGATACAAATTGAATTACttgattatttaatttaatcagaacatactgtaaataGGTTATTCATGTCCTTGCATAAGTTTGTCAGAGAGACGGTCACATGTGTAAGTGCTTACAGCAGCGTCTGGAGAAGACACTCGCAGTATGTTTGATCTACTCCTCGGTAACGTAATGCCGACGACCTCACAGTATCAACTCTCTGTTGCTAATCTGGGCTTGCCTTCAACGGTTCTGACGTGAGGTTGCCTCCGAGCCTTCTCCAAGACCTTCCCAGTGTATGACCTCAAGCATGTTGAGCTCATGGTGATAGATGGTGATAGATGGTGAAGAGCTGTTTTAGGCAATGCTACTTCTCTCAAGTGAGCTCATTGGCTTGTGAGCAGGTGATGAATGAATCACAGCTGAATGCGTTCAAGCTcgtcctccctttttttttgttgaaatttGCACAAGcttggatttttttatttttaaacaggaGGTCATGTTTGTCTTTTACCACTTATATCAATGACACCGTTTCTCAGGTCATAGATCAATGATGTGTCTTATCAGTAAAACCATATCTGGATTTGTCAAAGTCCAGAATGTCTGTCAATAAAAATTAAGTAACTAGTGtgtttaaatgaatttaaattaaCTGCAAAGTCATCCTACAGGAGCAGATAGTCCTTTATGCTACAACCTATAGAATAGTGTGACAGTCACTCAACCTAAGAAGCAGCACTGCAAATAGAAACATAGGGACACTTACTGCATTTCCTTTAGCTGTTCTTTAAGATTTAATTTCAACATAATACTGGTAAAATGCTTCATGTTGACAGCAACGTGCGTTCACTAAAATTTGACCTCACCTCagtcttgtgtttttgtaattcaggtttaatatatacatatatgtttgttttgttctgtgttatttatagttatttataatgattgAATTCCCAGTGAGTTTTACTGtgtcagtgcactgatgtcattttatataaaagTAACTAACTTTATAACTACAGTTGGGGGTTGAttgcaacattttttacatttttgtatacaAACTATATATATCTCTATATCTCGATTATCAGGATTAGTTAATATCCGTATCGGCCCCAAGAATCCAGTATCAGTTTAACCCTAGTAAGAAGCTCAAACTTAAGAAGCTTAAATTCTAATTACAATATGCACCTTCAATCAAAATTAATCAGTGTTTTCTAAAATCAATAAGTGACATATTGTAAATGCAGTTATATTACAAAGTAAAATGCATGTTTAATTACTCACAGATGATACAGTTTCCAGTAACACTGAACATGTGTGTCTATGGGACACAATCTAAAAGTTTTATACTCTGCTCTAAAGTGCTATGTAATTGTAGTCCATTTACTATATTTTGTTTCTCcatagatttctttttttaatgttatacaGTCTTGTTCAGCCTTCAGCCAACAttaatttcagttcatttttaacaCTCCCATCTTATTTCTTCATCATTTTGGAACGTTTTACAGTTGTTACTATCTCAGTAGTGAAATAATCATTTGTTGCAGCCCCTGTTTACTTCAGCACAAACAAACTCTAAATATATCAGTGTGTTGAGTTATTGATGATTATCTTTCACTCTGGCACATGCTCAGTCCTCCCGCTGTTATTGTCTGCtcttttaaattcatgtttgtAACTTAACCCCAACGCAAACACCGTTGACATGTGGGCAGTTAAATGAAGCCTCCCAAAGCAGGGGCTCGGCATTAATAAACAGCTGGCGttttttcacttgtttattGCAAAGGGGGACGGAGGGGTCGGAGGGGTCGGGGGCTTAAGTTTGACAGCCTCGGTCAGTATCTGCACGGCTGGCAGCAAGCCACCAGACAAATGTCCTTCTTCCTATTGTGTGCCAGTGAAGGCTGCTTGGCACAGCTGTACCACCGCTATTCTTAACACTCAATAAAAGTCAGTTTGGTCTCATAGCTCTTTGGTTACCAGGGGATTTGAAAGTGGTCTGTCTGGTAAATCTATGTTTGGTGTTCACAGGCAGACTAGATGAGACACCAGCTGGGAGGATAATATTTTTATCTAAatgtttccatctttttttttcgtgtgtgtttacagtttgaTGAGGGACGCAATACCTTTGATGGAGAGCTGACCAAAGAGAAACTCCTGTCTTTCGTCAAGGCCAACCAGCTGCCCCTGGTCATCGAGTTCACCGAGCAGGTAATTGTGCACGGCCAACGTGAGCACTTCTATCCCTTTTTCCCAGCAACAGGCAGTGCACGTTCAAAAGGGATTCTCACATGTGACACTAGTATATGTCTATTTCCTGCAGACCGCCCCCAAAATCTTCGGTGGAGAAATCAAGTCCCACATCCTCATGTTTTTGCCCAAAACTGCCTCAGACTTCCAGGACAAAATGGACGAGTTTAAGAAAGCCGCAGAGGGATTCAAGGGTCAGGTATGTGAAGTGAACTGAGAcatgctgaacacacacacacacacacacacacacacacacacacacacacacacacacacaccacaaaacCCAAGGCATTGCTCAGATAggatatttcaaaataaaacactgactcctttcatctctcctctccagaTCCTGTTCATTTTCATCGACAGCGACGTTGACGACAACCAGCGCATCCTGGAGTTCTTCGGCCTGAAGAAGGAGGAGTGCCCCGCCATCCGCCTCATCACCCTGGAGGATGAGATGACCAAGTACAAGCCCGACAGTGACTCCATCACCGCAGAGAGCATCATCCAATTCTGCACAAAATTCACCGATGGCAAACTCAAGGTGAGTGCACAAGTGGTTATAGGCTCCCCTATACATCCATAATGGTGCTTAGGGTTAGCTTTGAGTTATTTAattcactttttgttttaatttataacTCCAATTCATGTTCCTCTTCTCTCACAGCCCCACCTCATGAGCCAGGATATCCCCGAAGACTGGGACAAAACCCCCGTCAAGGTTTTGGTGGGCAAGAACTTCGAGGAGGTCGCCTTCAACCCCGCTAAGAACGTCTTTGTGGAATTTTGTAAGAGCGTCATCTTTACTTATCGTTATTTTTGACCCATGCGCATTGTTATTATGAGCAGAAAGTCCGCAGATGTCTCAGGTTGATTAATTATCTTCGGATTGAGGTGTTAAAGGGCTTCACCTGTTGCAGGGTCAATTTCTGGCAGTGAAGCGTTGCAGATTTGTCAAACACTCGAGCATCAATATCTGAAACTCGATTCTCGCCCTTCCTTTATTTGCCTCTCGCCAAGACGTTTTCAAATACCTAAGAGAAGAGTCAATGCTAGGGCCCCTCACTCACACCCTCGCAACAACAAATTAAATTGTTACCTGACACCGACGCTGAAAACGTGCAGTTAAATATAGCTGGCAGCATTATTTTTATAATGGTCAGCATCCAAATTTGCACTATTTTTGGAGGAATTTTTCCATCGCTGGCCGCTTTTAAACACAGCTTTACAGGCCAGTCATGCACAGCAGGGTAGGCCCGTATTCCCCAACAGGTGATGAGTTTCCCAACCAGTCAAAGGGGAGCGAGGTCATGAAGCGGAGGCTGCACGTGACACACTCAGTGTGTGTCCGCTACCGACCATGTCAGGGCTCCAGATCAACGGGCAGTAGACAGTAGAACATTCTCGATGCACAAATTACTAACTCACAACTAACAAGACACTAATAACAGCCATTTCTACAATTATACAAGAGCGATTGGTGCACTCGGCTACAATCTGTCCAGACTGCACAGGGCTGAATCAGGCAGCATATAtagcacataaaaaaaactgaaactgtattGCAAAAGCACAGATCACCATGGAAACGTTTACAAGTACTGAAAGCAGCATCTCCAATCTTTTTAAGTAAATAGTTAGAGAAAACACTCACATATCCATAGGGGCAGACTTAATGATTTAGGGGGAAACTCTGCTTTGTTTTACCAAGTAGAGAAATAAGTCTAATTTTGGGacagtttattttcactttgggatgatgaataaaaattatttttcaagCATTTCTGTGTTGATGGTGGAAGAGTTATATATAACTATACACGTATATTATAAGCCCTGAGCCATATAATGTACACATGTCTGCAATCCAACACCACGTCCTTAAGTTTATGTGCTAAACAACCACACACAGCATGTTATTGCATTTCAATGTGTTTCAATGCTCTGTATATTTAACCTCTGTTCTCTCCATCATTGTGTTCCAGATGCACCTTGGTGCGGACACTGCAAACAGCTGACTCCCATCTGGGAAAAGCTTGGCGAGAAGTACAAGGACAGCGGAGACATCATCGTCGCAAAGATGGACTCCACAGCCAATGAGATCGAGTCAGTCAAAGTCCACAGCTTCCCCACTCTTAAATTCTTCCCTGCAGGAGATGAGCACAAGGTGAGCTCTCATCACTtactatttttctctcttctatAACTTTTCGTGCTTACTTACTTGGAGAGAAAACAGTAAGAGATTAATCTGCAGGCTGTTTTTGTAAATATCTCCATTTGGGTTGACTGATGGTAATCCATCCGTCTTTCCCCCCCTCCAGCCCGTAATAATCGTATTTGCTTTCTTATTCATTACATGCCTTTGCAGTTGTGAGCTACAGTGATCTGGGTGGTTATTTGGAACCAAAATCATTGCCATAGGGCCCTCTAAAGTATCATTAGTGCCTCTTGATATAGCAGTGTTAACCACGTGCAGAAACCTGAGCCTGCTGGCCTTGCAAGATTCTGCACCATTATGTTAATGCAGTTTCGCTTTCTTCCAGATGCTACTGCATGATTTCACTTACTTTCAGACTGTGTGCCTCAGCCTGCACCTGCCACACTTCCACAGCACCACTTTTATTGAGCGGGCATTCTCGTGCCGGCCTTCAGTTCAACAGTTAATGAGCAGTGTATTGACTTAGGGGGGCCACCCCATAGTAAGTCTAAGGATTAGCCCATGACCCTAGTTAGACGAAGCATGCAAAGAAGAGCAGAAATGCTGGAGCTGTGCAGCAGGTCATTAAGGCTGGATTATGTAACTAAAAATTTGAAATAGCAGCTTAGCAAATGTCCTTTTTATCGTCCCTTTTTGCTAAAATAAGTCTCATGTGAAATCAACCCACTGCTGGCTTGTTGCTGAATCACTTCTTTAATAGATCACATCTGGACAAGTTATGGAGACCGGGTGCCAACATTTTATTGACCGCATTTTAAAATGGCTCAGTGACGGTCAACAggttattttttgcttttggaCTGAAACTCAACTGGTTTCATGTTTGAATCATAGACACCATTTACAGGTCAGGAGGTGAGACAAGATCTTGCGCATTTACCAGAAATAAAATCTTCTCAACAGGTGATTGATTACAACGGGGAGAGGACCCTGGAAGGCTTCACCAAGTTCCTGGAGAGTGGTGGCAAGGACGGCGGTGCCCCTGCAGGAGACGACGAAGAAGATCAGGATGCAGATGTAAGATCGgctgaaacacagaaacacagatatGCACTTGATACTGTTATAAGCAACAGCATATTTTTAGCCTCATATGATCTGATTTATATGAATTTCTACTGTTCTTTTTATCAGCTGCAAAGGAAAAGTAGTGTCTGGGGTTTGCATTTTTTCAAAACGACAAAAAAAGCCCTTATTCTGAAATATCCCACCATACACATGTCTGAAAAGTCCACTAAACTTCCTCTGAGTGTGCTTTGATAGCAGCAGGACTATCTGCTTGTTATTTGACATATAGGCCCCAAGCTGCCTGTATATTTTCCACTGGAGGCAAATCAAGGAAACAGTAAATGTCCAAAAATCCAAACCCTCTTTGAAGTCCAAAGGGAAACAGGAAATAGCAGTGAGCAAATGTGATAACAAAAGCTGCTGCAGTGAAAGTTAGAAAATTGAGGCCCATTTTCTCAAACTAAACACAAGATTC contains:
- the p4hb gene encoding protein disulfide-isomerase, producing the protein MLKFFLLCTLAVASRAEVGEEEDVLVLKKSNFEEALKAHPNILVEFYAPWCGHCKALAPEYAKAAGMLKAEGSQIRLGKVDATEETELAQEYGVRGYPTIKFFKGGEKEAPKEYSAGRQAEDIVSWLKKRTGPAVATLDGVTGAESLIADNEVAVIGFFKDPESADAKAFEKAAEAIDDIPFATTADDAVYSKFEVSKDSVVLFKKFDEGRNTFDGELTKEKLLSFVKANQLPLVIEFTEQTAPKIFGGEIKSHILMFLPKTASDFQDKMDEFKKAAEGFKGQILFIFIDSDVDDNQRILEFFGLKKEECPAIRLITLEDEMTKYKPDSDSITAESIIQFCTKFTDGKLKPHLMSQDIPEDWDKTPVKVLVGKNFEEVAFNPAKNVFVEFYAPWCGHCKQLTPIWEKLGEKYKDSGDIIVAKMDSTANEIESVKVHSFPTLKFFPAGDEHKVIDYNGERTLEGFTKFLESGGKDGGAPAGDDEEDQDADDLDEEGQDEDSDMEDGGDDDGHDEL